A single Antechinus flavipes isolate AdamAnt ecotype Samford, QLD, Australia chromosome 5, AdamAnt_v2, whole genome shotgun sequence DNA region contains:
- the LOC127538742 gene encoding LOW QUALITY PROTEIN: ATP-dependent RNA helicase DDX51-like (The sequence of the model RefSeq protein was modified relative to this genomic sequence to represent the inferred CDS: inserted 3 bases in 2 codons), which yields MDGVRWAKPKEALWEQGPELLIHWLRGLAVQNDLVPIQDIPGIHPCLQKKLKXHGILSYFPVQAAVIPALLENASHGFLVEKGGYQPSDICVSAPTGSGKTLSFVIPVIQVLLERVVCHLRALVVLPTKELAQQVSKVFNVYADGTGLRIAQITGQKSLAKEQDMLVQKTDSGYYSLTDIVVATPGRLVDHSDQTPGFSLRQLRFLIIDEADRMIDSMHQSWLPRVAVFHGDDAPGSSPLFRRVEPGAITAASTSQPQMPLQKLLFSATLTRNPEKLQELGLDQPKELAQQPGLESQESTAQPGIQQDMEGKFAFPAGLSPFYAPCSLNSKPLVILHLMRTLKCSQVLCFTNSREXTHRLFLLVKAFGGIPVAHFSSRFGPGQRKMILKQFEQRQIQLLISTDATARGIAVKGAKLVLNYDAPQYSRTYVHPVGRTARAGHTGLAFTLLLKGQEQKFLQMLREARAPGLGKHLVRSEHLKSLVPQYEEALSELQKTIRNEWKQKKA from the exons ATGGACGGTGTGCGCTGGGCGAAGCCCAAGGAGGCATTGTGGGAACAGGGTCCAGagctgctgatccactggcttcggGGACTGGC TGTCCAAAACGACCTCGTCCCAATCCAGGATATCCCAGGAATCCATCCTTGCctacaaaagaaactca accACGGCATCTTATCCTATTTTCCAGTGCAGGCTGCGGTGATTCCCGCCCTCCTGGAGAATGCATCCCATGGATTCCTGGTGGAGAAAGGTGGCTACCAGCCCAGTGACATCTGTGTGTCTGCCCCAACAGGCAGTGGGAAAACACTGTCCTTTGTCATCCCTGTGATCCAGGTCCTGTTGGAGCGTGTAGTGTGTCACCTACGGGCCCTGGTAGTGCTGCCGACAAAGGAGCTGGCCCAGCAGGTGAGCAAAGTATTCAATGTTTATGCTGATGGCACGGGTCTGCGCATTGCCCAGATCACGGGGCAGAAATCTCTGGCAAAGGAGCAGGACATGCTCGTCCAGAAGACGGACTCTGGGTACTACAGCCTGACAGACATCGTCGTGGCCACCCCCGGCCGGCTGGTGGATCACAGCGATCAGACGCCAGGGTTCAGCCTCAGGCAATTGCGCTTTCTGATCATCGATGAAGCCGACAGAATGATTGACAGCATGCACCAGTCCTGGCTGCCACGGGTGGCAGTTTTTCATGGCGACGATGCCCCGGGCTCCAGCCCTCTCTTCCGCAGGGTGGAACCCGGAGCTATAACTGCTGCCAGCACGAGCCAGCCTCAGATGCCGCTCCAGAAACTGCTGTTCTCGGCCACACTGACAAGGAACCCTGAAAAACTGCAGGAGTTGGGCCTCGACCAGCCAAAGGAGCTGGCCCAGCAG CCTGGCCTGGAGAGCCAAGAATCCACGGCTCAGCCAGGGATCCAGCAGGACATGGAGGGGAAGTTCGCCTTCCCTGCAGGGCTCTCGCCTTTCTACGCGCCCTGCAGCCTCAACTCCAAGCCCCTGGTCATCCTGCACTTGATGCGGACTTTGAAGTGCTCCCAGGTTCTGTGCTTCACCAACTCCCGGGA CACTCACAGGCTGTTCCTGCTGGTCAAGGCCTTTGGAGGGATCCCCGTAGCCCACTTCTCCTCCAGGTTCGGGCCTGGCCAGAGGAAGATGATCCTGAAGCAGTTTGAGCAGCGCCAGATTCAGCTCCTGATCAGCACAGACGCCACTGCTCGAGGCATTGCCGTGAAAGGAGCGAAACTGGTCCTCAACTACGATGCCCCGCAGTACAGCAGGACCTACGTGCACCCGGTGGGCCGAACAGCCAGAGCTGGGCACACGGGGCTGGCATTCACTCTGCTCCTGAAAGGACAGGAGCAGAAATTCCTTCAGATGTTGAGAGAAGCGAGAGCCCCGGGGCTGGGGAAGCATCTAGTTCGGAGTGAGCACCTGAAGTCCCTCGTGCCTCAGTATGAGGAAGCGCTCTCTGAACTCCAGAAAACCATCCGGAATGAATGGAAGCAGAAGAAGGCCTGA